The following proteins come from a genomic window of Nicotiana tabacum cultivar K326 unplaced genomic scaffold, ASM71507v2 Un00026, whole genome shotgun sequence:
- the LOC142178900 gene encoding uncharacterized protein LOC142178900 gives MATESENQAVPMVTANASTSRTPTLAPTEKPEKIFGIDFKRWQQKMFFYLTTLCLQKFIKEDVPDLPDKTPENERFIMIEAWKHSDFLCKNYILSGLDDNMYNVYSGVETSKELWNALEKKYKTEDAGMKKFVAAKFLDFKMVDSKSVITQVQELQVIIHDLLAEGLVINEAFQVAAMIEKLPPL, from the coding sequence atggcgactgaaagcgaaaaccaagctgttccgatggtgactgccaacgcatcgacaagccgaacaccgacGTTGGCACCGacagaaaaacccgaaaaaattttcgggattgatttcaagcgctggcagcagaagatgttcttctacttaactacgttatgtctacagaagttcatcaaggaagatgttcctgatctgccagataaaacaccagagaatgaacgctttatcatgattgaagcgtggaagcattctgattttttatgcaagaattatattcttagtggACTGGATGATAatatgtataatgtatacagtggcgtggagacgtcaaaagaattatggaatgcgcttgaaaagaaatataaaactgaagatgccgggatgaagaaattcgttgccgcaaaatttttggacttcaaaatggtagatagcaagtctgttattacccaagttcaggaattgcaagtgattattcatgatctacttgctgaaggtcttgtcatcaatgaagcattccaagtagcagcaatgattgagaagttgcctccgttgtag
- the LOC107773928 gene encoding adenylate-forming reductase 03009 codes for MKTTEKFERFASCRGVAFEIKPREDPFAVPKQPITEVSQGSKRYWLNSFSKKIVPSSSFMQRSMSRTSSHFCDLEIDLDDYDDDDVTLADIEEGYYEKEGSSPLQIQVGSSPMPFLPPKTLSKREKKNPNSSRLSVILLDQGLFTVYKRLFVLSFVMNITCLILAATGNFPYARRKAVSFSIGNIFALTLSRSEACLRVVFWLAVNCLGWSWIPIRIKTMVTSLLQSLGGIHSGCAVSSIAWLVYALILTLNDRENTSTEIIGVAFAILSLLCLSSLAAFPLVRHLHHNFFERTHRFVGWIALALLWAFITLTISYDPETKSYSTEIGSKLIKQQEFWLTVAITVLIIIPWLTVRRVPVKITSPSGHASIIKFEGGIKAGILGRISPSPFSEWHAFGIISDGKKQHMMLAGAVGDFTKSLVSNPPSHLWVRQVHFAGLPYLVNMYNKVLVVATGSGICVFLSFLLQPCSADVCLLWVTKGVEQNFGKEIKEMISGHPNEKVIIHDTALLGRPNVSEMSVETAKKWGAEVVIVTSNPEGSRDVVNACKKSGIPAFGPIWDS; via the coding sequence atgaaaaCCACAGAAAAGTTCGAGAGGTTCGCAAGCTGTAGAGGTGTAGCATTTGAAATAAAGCCTCGTGAAGATCCATTTGCTGTCCCTAAACAACCAATAACTGAAGTTTCCCAAGGTAGCAAAAGATACTGGCTTAATAGTTTTAGCAAAAAAATTGTACCCTCTTCATCTTTTATGCAAAGATCAATGAGTCGCACTAGTAGCCATTTTTGTGATCTAGAAATAGATTTGGATGACtacgatgatgatgatgttacTCTAGCTGACATTGAAGAAGGCTATTATGAAAAAGAAGGGTCGTCACCTTTGCAAATTCAAGTGGGATCATCACCAATGCCATTTCTTCCTCCGAAAACACTGAGCAAACGCGAAAAGAAAAACCCTAATTCATCAAGATTGTCTGTCATTCTTCTTGATCAAGGCTTGTTTACAGTTTACAAGCGATTGTTCGTGCTCTCTTTCGTTATGAACATTACTTGTTTGATTCTTGCTGCTACTGGGAATTTCCCATATGCAAGAAGAAAAGCTGTTTCCTTTTCCATCGGGAATATTTTTGCTTTAACACTAAGTCGAAGTGAAGCATGTTTGCGAGTGGTGTTCTGGCTTGCAGTGAATTGTTTAGGATGGTCTTGGATTCCTATTCGGATAAAGACTATGGTAACGTCTTTACTTCAatctctaggtggaattcacagcGGTTGTGCAGTTTCTTCAATTGCATGGCTCGTTTATGCCTTAATCCTGACGTTGAATGACAGAGAAAACACTTCCACTGAAATTATTGGTGTTGCTTTTGCAATCCTTTCACTTCTCTGCTTATCTTCATTGGCTGCATTTCCCCTTGTCCGCCATCTCCATCACAATTTCTTCGAGAGAACTCATCGTTTTGTTGGATGGATAGCATTGGCACTTCTTTGGGCTTTCATAACCTTAACAATTTCTTATGATCCTGAAACAAAATCTTATAGCACTGAGATTGGTTCCAAACTGATAAAACAACAAGAATTTTGGTTGACAGTGGCAATTACAGTGCTAATAATCATTCCATGGTTAACAGTGAGACGTGTTCCTGTGAAGATCACATCTCCATCTGGACATGCTTCTATTATCAAGTTCGAGGGTGGAATCAAAGCTGGAATTTTAGGAAGGATTAGCCCTTCGCCCTTCTCTGAATGGCATGCATTTGGGATCATTTCGGATGGAAAGAAACAACACATGATGTTGGCAGGTGCAGTTGGTGATTTCACAAAATCTTTAGTGTCAAATCCTCCTAGCCATTTATGGGTTCGACAAGTTCATTTTGCAGGCTTGCCTTATCTAGTAAACATGTACAACAAGGTCCTGGTGGTGGCCACTGGCTCTGGAATCTGTGTTTTTCTATCATTTCTTTTGCAACCATGTTCAGCTGATGTGTGCTTGCTTTGGGTGACGAAAGGGGTGGAACAAAATTTTGGAAAGGAAATCAAAGAGATGATTAGTGGACATCCGAATGAGAAAGTGATTATACATGATACAGCTTTGCTTGGTCGACCAAATGTATCAGAAATGAGTGTTGAGACAGCCAAGAAATGGGGAGCTGAAGTGGTTATTGTTACTAGTAATCCAGAAGGGAGTAGAGATGTAGTTAATGCATGTAAGAAGTCTGGAATTCCTGCCTTTGGTCCTATTTGGGATTCCTGA